In Hemicordylus capensis ecotype Gifberg chromosome 4, rHemCap1.1.pri, whole genome shotgun sequence, the genomic window tgcgaccacaagaccagctctcctctataatGCAGTTAAGGCAGGGGGTCTCAACTTTAGGTCCCCAGTTGTTGGATTAAACTCCAATCATACCCAGACATACTCTGGgaatggtacataggaagctgccatatactgagtcagaccattggtctatctagctcagtattgtctacacagactggcagcggcttctccaaggttgcaggcgggagtctctctgagccctatcttggagaagccagggagggaacttgaaaccttctgctcttcccagagcggctccatcccctgctgagggaatctcttccagtgttcacacatcaagtctcccactcatatgcaaccagggtagaccctgcttagctaaggggacaagtcatgcttgctaccacaagaccagctcgcctgatagtttggtatcatctgccaatttggccacctcattgcttaccccaactcatagatcatttgtgaatataaacgaaaaagcaccagtcccagtacagatcgctTGGGGAACTCACggccatttagagaactgtccattgattccgatcctctgtttcctgtctgccAACCAgtgaccaatccacacatgagccCGTCCCCTTCTCCCACGATTGATAAGCAATGGTAGCAATAAGGGATGgttgaggtactgtgctaggcACTAAGGTGGTCATAATGCCTTTGGCTCCGTCAGTCCTTCCTCAGCCCTTCTCTTTCTTGTATCATGAGGACCAGACACTTGGCTCCTAAAAGGGAAAGGGGTGATTCCTCAGATGCCCAGTCCTGCACCAAGTACCACAGGTGGGCACACCTGGCCCTGCAGGAGGGTCCTCGTTCCCCATCAGAACCTCTTTTCTTGGGTGGCCACTTGTTTGGGTGCAAGGGGGCCTTCCGAACAGGGTTTGCTCCATTTGCTTCCAGGTATGACAACATGGCCGAGCTCTTTGCTGTGGTGAAGACGATGCAAGCGCTGGAGAAAGCTTACATCAAGGACTGTGTCACCCCCAGCGAGTGAGTGGCTGCCCTCCCGCAGTCCAGGCTTTGTTCCCTCAAAATGCctgggggaaggaggcaggggggGTGGAGGAAGCCTGCCACACAGAGCGGGGTGCTGGTGTTGGACCAGAGGACTGGATAGTGGGGAGGGACGCcagggagggctgttgccttcctcCCCTGCCTGGGGCCCTTCCTGAGGCTTCGGCAGGGCGGACCTCTTGTTCTTGCCTTTGAGGGCCGGGCTCCTGCAGCCTTGCAAGAATACCCAGCAGGGCccctggggagaggggtggagaCGGGCCCTgcgaggggaaggggctgggcccactGCTTTGCCGGCACCCTGGCAGTGTTTCCGCCCCGCCCTCCAGCCCCCTCTCACCTGGCTGCTCCTCAGGTACACGGCGGCCTGCTCCCGCCTCCTCGTCCAGTACAAGGCTGCATTCAAGCAGGTGCAGGGCTTGGAGATCAACTCCATTGACGACTTCTGCCGCAGGTTTCGGGTGAGCAGTGCTGAGGACGTGGAGGGGAGAGTAGGGGGGGGAGCCCAGTCGGTGTGGTCTTCAGTCCCAGTGGGGGTGCTGAGTCCTCCTCTCTGGCTGGGTGCAAGTGGCTGAGGACCTCTGTGctgtgggatggggagggggctctttCCTCCATCCGGGCATGCCGATGAAGTGCGAGGGGGCCGGTGGGGTTAGAATGGGCCCCATAAAAAGGTGCCCTTTGTCTCCGTCCCCCCCCAGCTGGATTGCCCGCTGGCCATGGAGAGGATCAAGGAAGACCGGCCCATCACCATCAAGGATGACAAGGGCAACCTGAACCGCTGCATTGCAGACATTGTGTCGGTAGGTTGGGGGGCGCAGAGGAGGGGTGGTCTGCCCTGGGGCCCCTCCCCAGTACGCATCGGCTTTGCCTTGTCTGAACCAAGGggtctcttctctcctccagctCTTTATCACAGTGATGGACAAACTGCGCTTGGAAATCCGGGCGATGGACGAGGTGAGTGTGATGCCGGACCGGGACCCAGGCTTAGGAGCTCCGTTGtcggcaaggcaaggcaaggcaaggcgggAGGGGTGCTTGAGCTGCCAGCTGGGAGGGGATTGAGAAACTGTTACTGAAGACGCTGCAGTCGGACCACAGGAGGAGCCGGAGAGCCCAGCCGGGGTGCCCAGGGGGTGGGCTCCCCAGGGGGTGGGCTCCCCAGGGGGTGGGCTCCCCAGGGGGTGGGCTCCCCAGGGGGTGGGCTCCCCAGGGGGTGGGCTCCCGCGTGACAGGCGTCTCCTCCCTCACGGCAGGGGCCAGGGCTCAGCAGCTGCGGGGACTGGGGCACTCTCAGGCCTGGAACAGCCCAGAGTCCTGGGGATAACGAGGACTGCAGCCGACTGGGGTAAAGGCTCTCCGAGAAAGATCCGGGGACGATGCGTCGCCCCCACCGCTCAAGCCCCCCTACGGCGATGCAAATGAttgtgctgggtggggtgggcagcaggGGTTTCCCCACAGCTCATGCCTTGCAAGGAgcagcagtcttgtgcaagagggGGAATGAGCTCAGAACCAAGTTTGAAACAGGCTGGCATGGATGCCATTAAACCAGGCGGGGGGGTGTGAAGGTATTGCTGAAGCTTAGAAGGGATGGGACTCTTGTCCACTAGTCTGCTGAGAAGTCAGGTATTGCACCtgaagggaggtggggggagcagcaggtgacgcagacctcttttctcctcctcctcagatccAGCCTGACCTCCGGGAGCTGATGGAGACCATGAACCGCATGAGCCACTTGCCCCCCGACTTTGAGGGGCGACAGAAAGTGACCCAgtggtga contains:
- the VPS28 gene encoding vacuolar protein sorting-associated protein 28 homolog, with amino-acid sequence MFHGIPATPGMGAPGNKPELYEEVKLYKNAREREKYDNMAELFAVVKTMQALEKAYIKDCVTPSEYTAACSRLLVQYKAAFKQVQGLEINSIDDFCRRFRLDCPLAMERIKEDRPITIKDDKGNLNRCIADIVSLFITVMDKLRLEIRAMDEIQPDLRELMETMNRMSHLPPDFEGRQKVTQWLQTLSGMSASDELDDSQVRQMLFDLESAYNAFNRFLHS